One segment of Terriglobia bacterium DNA contains the following:
- a CDS encoding ATP-binding cassette domain-containing protein produces the protein MQPIIEVQDLTKEFRSFQRREGVWGALQNLFVRDRITVSAVDRVNFTIAPGEIVGYIGANGAGKSTTVKMLTGILVPTSGRIVANGFVPWRDRRRYTKHIGVVFGQRTQLWWDIAVVESFKLLKEIYEVPDAEYKRRLGVFCEILNLKDYLSTPVRKLSLGQRMRCDIAASLLHNPPVLFLDEPTIGLDVVAKDRIREFLKEVNRTERTTVLLTTHDLSDIEELCSRIIVIDKGKILFDGALREMKGRLAKYNQVKFLLKDRSQSAAVEKIATDGILCDLVDELTYLMRFDRERYSNAEIIRRIVNTLEVTDILVEEEPIEDIVKRIYLRGEV, from the coding sequence ATGCAACCCATCATCGAAGTGCAGGACCTGACGAAGGAGTTCCGTTCCTTCCAGCGCCGTGAAGGCGTGTGGGGCGCCCTTCAGAACCTTTTTGTGCGCGACCGAATCACTGTCTCCGCCGTAGATCGCGTGAATTTTACCATCGCGCCGGGCGAGATTGTGGGTTACATCGGCGCCAACGGAGCCGGGAAATCGACCACGGTGAAAATGCTGACGGGCATCCTGGTCCCGACCAGCGGCAGGATCGTGGCCAACGGTTTTGTCCCCTGGCGCGACCGCCGCCGTTACACCAAGCACATCGGCGTGGTGTTTGGCCAGCGGACGCAGCTCTGGTGGGACATCGCGGTGGTGGAATCGTTCAAGCTGTTGAAGGAAATCTACGAAGTTCCTGACGCTGAGTACAAGCGGCGGCTGGGCGTATTCTGCGAGATCCTGAATCTCAAAGACTATCTCAGCACGCCGGTCCGCAAGCTCAGTCTGGGGCAGCGAATGCGATGCGACATCGCCGCTTCGCTGCTGCACAATCCTCCCGTGCTTTTTCTGGACGAGCCGACCATCGGCTTGGACGTAGTCGCCAAGGACCGCATCCGCGAATTTCTGAAGGAAGTGAACCGCACGGAGCGGACGACCGTGCTGCTGACCACTCACGATCTTTCAGACATCGAGGAGCTTTGCAGCCGCATCATCGTGATCGACAAAGGGAAGATCCTCTTCGATGGGGCGCTGCGTGAGATGAAAGGGCGGCTTGCCAAATACAACCAGGTGAAATTTCTGCTGAAAGACCGGTCCCAGTCGGCGGCTGTGGAAAAGATTGCGACTGACGGAATTCTCTGCGACCTCGTTGATGAATTGACCTACCTGATGCGCTTTGACCGCGAGCGATATTCGAACGCGGAGATCATCCGCCGCATCGTGAACACGCTGGAAGTAACGGACATCCTGGTTGAAGAGGAACCGATCGAGGACATTGTGAAGCGCATCTACCTGCGGGGCGAGGTCTGA
- a CDS encoding ROK family protein, protein MRPKNALVGVDIGGTKTAVLVSLKAPSVLDRVEFPTKPARGPGPALRLIEAGIRDLLAKHRLKPAAIGVSCGGPLDRLRGIIQAPPNLSTWVDVPIKAMLEDEFGVACRLENDANAGAVAEHRFGAGRGCRNMVFLTMGTGLGAGIIIDGRLYRGTNDFAGEIGHVRLSRSGPVGYHKAGSVEGWVSGGGMPQRAETAVKAALKRRQSTTLAELLQKGKPITAREVALAARKGDVVAARVLRSTGERLGAVLGILVDILNPEKIVIGGLAMRLGNTLLGPAREVMQREALPYSSAVCQIVPAQLGERIGDVAALCVAMGL, encoded by the coding sequence TTGAGGCCAAAGAACGCGCTGGTCGGCGTTGATATCGGGGGAACGAAGACCGCAGTTCTCGTCTCGTTAAAAGCGCCGTCGGTCCTGGATCGGGTCGAATTTCCCACAAAGCCCGCAAGAGGACCAGGACCCGCGCTGCGGTTGATCGAGGCGGGAATCCGCGACCTGCTTGCAAAGCACCGGTTAAAGCCGGCTGCCATCGGCGTGAGTTGCGGCGGTCCGCTCGACCGCCTCCGGGGCATCATTCAAGCCCCGCCTAATCTCTCCACGTGGGTGGATGTGCCTATCAAAGCGATGCTTGAAGATGAGTTTGGCGTCGCCTGCCGATTGGAGAATGACGCCAATGCTGGCGCGGTGGCGGAACACCGTTTTGGCGCCGGGCGCGGCTGCCGGAACATGGTTTTTCTGACCATGGGAACGGGACTGGGCGCAGGAATTATTATCGACGGCCGGCTCTACCGCGGCACCAACGACTTCGCCGGCGAGATCGGGCACGTCCGCCTCTCGCGCTCCGGGCCGGTCGGTTATCACAAGGCCGGGTCCGTTGAAGGATGGGTGAGCGGCGGCGGCATGCCACAGAGAGCAGAAACGGCGGTCAAAGCCGCTCTGAAGCGAAGGCAATCCACCACCCTTGCTGAACTTTTGCAGAAAGGCAAGCCGATCACCGCTCGTGAGGTGGCGCTCGCCGCGCGCAAAGGAGATGTTGTCGCGGCGCGCGTTCTTCGCTCGACGGGCGAGCGGCTGGGTGCCGTGCTGGGGATCTTGGTGGACATTCTCAACCCGGAGAAGATTGTCATCGGCGGACTGGCGATGCGCCTGGGCAATACTTTGCTGGGGCCGGCCCGCGAGGTGATGCAGCGTGAGGCCCTTCCGTACTCGTCTGCGGTTTGCCAAATTGTGCCGGCACAACTGGGTGAACGGATCGGCGATGTCGCCGCGCTGTGCGTTGCCATGGGGCTTTGA
- a CDS encoding pitrilysin family protein yields MKRYRAGTLLLASVLLLAQALAAAELRVPHLNFTDQRLGNGLRVIIAPDHTAPVFAISVTYNVGSHSERPGRTGFAHLFEHMMFQGSKNVGKGEHMILIENNGGDMNGTTNEDRTNYFEMLPKNQLDLALFLESDRMRSLAVNLANLNNQRNAVQEERRLGIDNQPYGKAYLEIDNLAYDNFAYKHSVIGSMADLNAATVSDVQDFFRIYYAPNNAVLTLVGDLDPAEALESVKKYFGDIPSQPAPPRPDLTEPEHYGQRRETMMDPLARLPMVLMAFHTPPGNTADNYALQVLASILSTGESSRLYQHLVKEKQLATSVEVQADARTGDSLFYLLAMPRPGVKPEEVEQAIEDEIAAIKKDGVTDAEMEKARAQFRRQQIQERQSDLFTAIRIGEYAVKFNDPDLINTIFDKFNAVTAAQVKEVAEKYLIPPQQAVVIDLPAQQETTAASR; encoded by the coding sequence ATGAAGAGATACCGAGCAGGTACTTTGTTGCTGGCGTCTGTGTTGCTTTTGGCGCAGGCGCTGGCTGCCGCGGAACTCCGCGTGCCGCACCTGAACTTCACCGACCAGCGCCTCGGGAACGGGTTGAGGGTAATTATCGCGCCCGATCACACGGCGCCCGTCTTCGCCATCTCCGTCACCTACAACGTGGGCTCGCACAGCGAACGACCCGGCAGGACGGGGTTCGCGCACCTTTTCGAGCACATGATGTTCCAGGGCTCGAAAAACGTGGGCAAGGGCGAGCACATGATCCTGATTGAAAACAACGGCGGCGACATGAACGGGACCACCAACGAGGACCGCACCAACTATTTCGAGATGCTGCCGAAAAACCAGTTGGACCTCGCGCTCTTCCTTGAAAGCGACCGCATGCGCTCGCTGGCAGTGAACCTGGCCAACTTGAACAACCAGCGCAACGCAGTCCAGGAAGAGCGGCGGCTGGGCATTGACAACCAGCCCTACGGCAAAGCGTATTTGGAAATCGACAACCTGGCGTACGACAATTTTGCCTACAAGCACTCGGTTATTGGTTCCATGGCAGACCTGAACGCCGCCACCGTGTCGGACGTGCAGGATTTCTTCCGCATTTACTACGCGCCGAACAACGCCGTGCTCACCCTGGTGGGTGATCTTGATCCCGCCGAGGCCCTGGAAAGCGTCAAGAAATACTTCGGCGACATCCCATCGCAGCCGGCGCCTCCCAGGCCAGACCTCACCGAGCCCGAGCACTACGGCCAGCGGCGGGAAACCATGATGGACCCACTGGCGCGCCTGCCCATGGTCTTGATGGCCTTTCACACCCCTCCGGGCAATACCGCGGACAATTACGCGCTCCAGGTGCTGGCCAGTATATTGAGTACGGGGGAAAGCTCGCGGCTGTATCAGCATCTGGTCAAGGAAAAACAACTGGCAACATCAGTGGAAGTGCAGGCGGATGCGCGGACGGGTGACAGCCTGTTCTACCTGCTCGCGATGCCGCGTCCGGGCGTGAAACCCGAAGAGGTGGAACAGGCCATCGAGGACGAAATCGCTGCGATCAAGAAGGATGGCGTTACCGACGCCGAAATGGAGAAGGCACGCGCCCAGTTCCGCCGCCAGCAGATCCAGGAGCGGCAGTCGGACCTCTTCACGGCCATCCGCATCGGCGAATACGCGGTCAAGTTCAACGATCCTGACCTGATCAACACTATCTTTGACAAGTTCAACGCCGTGACGGCGGCGCAGGTGAAAGAAGTTGCGGAGAAGTACCTTATTCCACCACAGCAGGCCGTCGTAATTGACTTGCCTGCCCAACAGGAAACCACCGCGGCAAGCCGCTAG